A genome region from Sphingobacteriaceae bacterium GW460-11-11-14-LB5 includes the following:
- a CDS encoding phosphoribosylaminoimidazolesuccinocarboxamide synthase, translating to MKALKETHFNFPNQSNFYKGKVRDVYTIADQFMVMVVSDRISAFDVVLPEAIPFKGQVLNQIAAKFLAATQDIVPNWVLDILDPMVTIGRICEPFKVEMVIRGYLAGHAWREYSAGKRSVCGVSLPDGLKENDKLPQPIITPTTKASVGHDEDISKEDILAKGIVSITDYEKLEAYTYALYQRGTEIAAKSGLILVDTKYEFGSADGVIYLIDEIHTPDSSRYFYAEGYQDRQNADEPQKQLSKEFVRKWLIENGFQGKDGQVIPEMTPEIVNSISERYIELYEQIVGETFIKADADAISSRIEANVLKALETL from the coding sequence ATGAAAGCACTAAAAGAAACTCATTTCAATTTCCCAAATCAAAGTAATTTTTACAAAGGTAAAGTTCGCGATGTATACACAATAGCCGATCAGTTTATGGTAATGGTGGTATCAGATCGTATTTCTGCTTTTGATGTCGTATTACCTGAAGCTATTCCATTTAAAGGACAGGTATTGAACCAGATTGCAGCTAAATTTTTAGCCGCTACGCAGGATATCGTTCCAAACTGGGTTTTAGACATTCTAGATCCAATGGTTACCATTGGCCGTATCTGCGAGCCGTTTAAAGTAGAAATGGTAATCAGAGGTTACTTAGCTGGTCATGCCTGGCGCGAATACAGTGCTGGTAAACGTTCTGTTTGTGGCGTTTCTTTGCCTGATGGATTGAAAGAAAACGACAAATTGCCTCAGCCAATTATTACCCCAACGACAAAAGCTTCGGTAGGGCATGATGAAGATATTTCGAAAGAAGATATTTTAGCCAAAGGAATTGTTTCTATAACCGATTACGAAAAGTTAGAAGCGTATACTTATGCCTTATACCAAAGAGGAACTGAAATTGCAGCAAAAAGCGGATTAATTTTAGTAGACACTAAATACGAGTTCGGCTCAGCCGATGGTGTAATCTATTTAATCGACGAAATTCATACACCAGATTCTTCACGTTATTTTTATGCTGAGGGATATCAGGATCGCCAAAATGCAGATGAGCCACAAAAACAGCTTTCAAAAGAATTTGTCAGAAAATGGTTAATTGAAAATGGTTTTCAGGGAAAAGATGGACAAGTGATTCCGGAAATGACCCCAGAAATTGTAAATTCAATTTCAGAACGTTACATCGAACTTTACGAACAAATTGTAGGAGAGACCTTTATAAAAGCTGATGCTGATGCCATTTCCAGCCGTATTGAAGCCAATGTTTTAAAGGCTTTGGAAACACTTTAA
- a CDS encoding anti-anti-sigma factor codes for MKFSVDKHDKYVTLKLEELKFTNDNAPGLKSEFYLLNAEGFKNIIVDLSHVTECSDAQDLSCLLVGDRLCKSAGGLFIVTGINDELASIIELSNIFQSVTFVNTIDEATDFIFMDELEKEFRGAK; via the coding sequence ATGAAATTTTCAGTAGATAAACACGATAAATATGTAACCTTAAAGTTAGAAGAACTTAAGTTTACAAACGATAATGCTCCAGGTTTGAAATCAGAATTCTATTTGCTAAACGCAGAAGGATTTAAAAATATAATTGTTGATTTAAGTCATGTTACAGAGTGCAGTGATGCACAGGATTTAAGCTGCTTATTGGTTGGCGATAGGCTTTGCAAATCGGCAGGTGGATTATTTATTGTAACCGGAATTAATGACGAGCTGGCATCAATTATCGAATTATCAAACATATTTCAATCTGTAACGTTTGTTAATACTATAGACGAAGCAACTGATTTTATCTTTATGGATGAATTGGAAAAAGAGTTTAGAGGCGCTAAATAA
- a CDS encoding ribonuclease Z: MKFEVTILGSSSATPVFNRNPSAQLLNCNEKYYLIDCGEGTQQQLAKYNLKAARIDYIFISHLHGDHYFGLIGLLSSLHLNGRIKPMQIFGPKPLLEILEIQFKYSDTVLRYSIEFFPIEADQSTQIFENSDLTVKTIVLNHRIPTTGFIFQQKKRQRKLIKEKTDEVPMAYYTALKKGIDVTLPNGEILRSEDYTTEADAPRSYAYCSDTLFDESYFATIKDCDTLYHEATFMHDLLDRAKETHHTTALQAAEVAKINGAKKLLIGHFSSRYKTLQMLLEEAQSVFENTELAVEGRTFQL; the protein is encoded by the coding sequence ATGAAATTTGAAGTTACAATTTTAGGAAGCAGTTCTGCAACTCCTGTATTTAACAGGAATCCCTCGGCACAGCTTTTAAATTGTAATGAAAAATATTACCTGATCGATTGCGGTGAAGGTACACAGCAACAACTGGCCAAGTACAATCTTAAAGCTGCCCGCATCGATTATATTTTTATCAGCCACTTACATGGCGATCACTACTTCGGTTTAATCGGTTTGCTATCCAGTTTGCATTTAAACGGCAGGATAAAACCCATGCAGATATTTGGCCCCAAACCTTTATTAGAAATTTTAGAGATCCAGTTCAAATATTCGGATACGGTGCTGAGGTATTCCATCGAGTTTTTCCCAATCGAAGCCGATCAGTCTACACAGATATTTGAAAACAGTGATTTAACCGTTAAAACAATTGTTTTAAATCACCGTATTCCTACTACAGGCTTTATCTTTCAGCAAAAGAAACGCCAGCGCAAACTGATAAAAGAGAAGACTGATGAAGTGCCTATGGCTTATTATACGGCCTTAAAAAAAGGAATAGACGTTACACTTCCAAATGGCGAGATTTTACGCAGTGAAGATTATACAACCGAGGCAGATGCGCCACGTTCTTATGCCTATTGCTCTGACACCTTGTTCGATGAAAGTTACTTTGCGACCATAAAAGATTGTGATACGCTGTACCACGAAGCGACCTTTATGCACGACTTGCTGGATCGTGCTAAAGAAACACATCACACCACCGCTTTACAGGCAGCAGAAGTAGCAAAAATTAATGGGGCAAAGAAATTACTCATCGGCCATTTTTCTTCGCGTTACAAAACTTTACAAATGCTTTTGGAAGAAGCACAATCTGTTTTTGAAAATACAGAGCTTGCGGTAGAGGGCAGAACTTTTCAGCTTTAG
- a CDS encoding ABC transporter permease: MKIKNETKVGILAAFAIALLIIGYNFLKGNSIFSSETTLYAKYTRVDGLSVSKPILINGYQIGRVAKLELQPDGSILATLSVNSKYEIPENSIARLEGTDLLGSKAIVMSLGNSKKMAEDGYTLNANVEKGLMEQVQPVQKKAELIIGKMDSILSSVNSILNPNFQKNVDKSFNSIAGTLASLETTSKKVDGLVGSESARIEAIFKNVEGITANLNNNNQKISDILTNINTVTDKFAAANFKQTLDNANNAIADLQSVISGIKDGKGSLGLLLNDDKMYQNLNNASKNLDELMIDLKANPKRYVHFSVFGGGNKKDK, translated from the coding sequence ATGAAGATTAAGAACGAAACCAAAGTAGGTATTTTAGCTGCATTTGCCATTGCTTTATTAATAATTGGATATAATTTTTTAAAAGGAAATTCAATTTTCTCAAGTGAAACTACATTATACGCAAAATATACCAGGGTTGATGGTTTATCAGTGTCGAAACCTATCCTGATTAATGGTTATCAGATTGGCCGTGTGGCCAAATTGGAACTACAACCAGACGGTAGTATTCTCGCCACCTTAAGTGTAAACAGCAAATATGAAATTCCTGAAAATAGTATTGCCCGCCTTGAAGGCACCGACCTTTTAGGTAGCAAGGCCATTGTTATGTCGTTAGGTAACTCAAAAAAAATGGCAGAAGATGGTTATACTTTAAATGCGAATGTAGAAAAAGGCTTAATGGAGCAAGTACAACCAGTTCAGAAGAAAGCAGAATTAATTATTGGTAAAATGGACTCTATTTTAAGTAGTGTAAATTCTATCCTGAATCCTAACTTTCAGAAAAACGTTGATAAAAGCTTTAACAGTATTGCCGGTACATTGGCTTCTTTAGAAACAACTTCTAAAAAAGTTGATGGTTTAGTTGGTTCGGAAAGTGCACGTATTGAAGCCATTTTCAAAAACGTTGAAGGCATTACCGCTAACTTAAATAACAATAATCAAAAAATCAGTGATATTTTAACCAATATTAATACGGTTACCGATAAGTTTGCAGCCGCTAACTTTAAACAAACCTTAGATAATGCAAACAATGCCATTGCTGATTTACAAAGTGTAATTTCTGGAATTAAAGATGGGAAAGGCAGTTTAGGATTATTATTAAACGATGATAAAATGTATCAGAATTTAAATAATGCTTCAAAAAACCTGGATGAATTAATGATCGATTTAAAAGCCAATCCGAAGCGTTATGTACACTTCTCAGTATTTGGTGGTGGCAACAAAAAAGACAAGTAA
- a CDS encoding N-acetylmuramoyl-L-alanine amidase — MKIKLLITILFFSLLVAEKAPAQGYKIKTIVIDPGHGGRKPGASGSFSKEKDISLKVALKLGALLKEEMPDIKIIFTRKTDIDVDLYRRAEIANEANADLFISVHCNSMPPGNKHIKGVETLVAGSHRLKEQDAAIRENADIKLEKNYKSKYDGYDPSNPSSFILLSLLKNTFRDKSIKFAKLIQNSYISRDERLSRGVKEQGVLVLQRCGMPAVLTEVGFISNTEEEKYINSQNGQNEIANSILEAIKTYKKNIEVK; from the coding sequence ATGAAGATTAAACTTCTGATTACAATACTTTTCTTTTCGTTGCTAGTTGCTGAAAAAGCCCCTGCTCAAGGCTATAAAATCAAAACAATTGTTATTGATCCTGGTCATGGCGGCAGAAAACCTGGTGCATCTGGCAGTTTTTCGAAAGAAAAAGATATTTCGTTAAAGGTTGCATTAAAATTAGGCGCATTATTAAAAGAGGAAATGCCCGATATTAAAATCATCTTCACCCGTAAAACCGATATTGATGTTGATTTGTACAGGCGTGCAGAAATAGCGAACGAAGCCAATGCAGATCTTTTTATATCCGTACACTGTAATTCGATGCCACCTGGTAACAAACATATTAAAGGGGTAGAAACATTGGTTGCAGGGTCGCACCGCTTAAAAGAACAAGACGCTGCCATTCGTGAGAATGCCGATATTAAACTGGAAAAGAACTACAAAAGCAAGTACGACGGCTATGATCCCAGCAACCCAAGTAGTTTTATTCTTTTATCGCTTTTAAAAAATACCTTCAGAGATAAAAGCATTAAATTTGCCAAATTAATACAGAACAGCTATATCAGCAGAGATGAACGACTTAGCCGCGGTGTTAAAGAACAAGGGGTTTTGGTGCTGCAGCGCTGTGGGATGCCAGCTGTTTTAACTGAAGTAGGTTTTATCTCGAATACAGAGGAAGAAAAGTATATTAATTCGCAGAATGGACAAAACGAGATCGCCAATTCTATTTTGGAAGCAATAAAAACATACAAAAAAAATATTGAGGTTAAATAA
- a CDS encoding N-acetylmuramoyl-L-alanine amidase, which produces MYLKSILTIIIYLVLSNSIDNQVFAQEYKIKTIVIDAGHGGKDGATHGVYSKEKDVALKTALNLGRALQDSLKDIKVIYTRESDVFIPLYERINIANNAKADLFISIHLNDMPVRVSRVVDYYKKVRGRKVPVYRTVTSKSTSTRGTETFVSGTGRLGEQDEVIKRENASMFLEENYQKNYEGFIANTPESDIMLSLMKQTNRERSLKFASMLQQEYVNAGRINRGVQEKSLAVLARAAMPAVLTEIGFVSNPDEEDYMNSPEGQSEIVNGIIKAIKNYKRIAETSF; this is translated from the coding sequence ATGTATCTTAAATCCATTTTAACCATTATTATTTATCTGGTGTTATCAAATTCAATTGATAATCAGGTGTTTGCGCAAGAATATAAAATTAAAACAATTGTGATCGATGCTGGTCATGGTGGTAAAGATGGTGCCACCCATGGCGTGTATTCAAAGGAAAAAGATGTGGCCCTTAAAACGGCATTGAACCTTGGCCGGGCACTTCAGGATAGTTTGAAAGATATCAAAGTGATTTATACCCGGGAGTCGGATGTGTTTATTCCTTTATATGAGCGGATCAATATCGCAAATAATGCAAAAGCCGATTTATTTATTTCCATTCACTTAAATGATATGCCGGTTAGGGTATCGAGAGTGGTTGATTATTATAAGAAAGTCCGGGGCAGAAAAGTCCCTGTTTATAGAACCGTTACTTCGAAAAGTACTTCAACAAGGGGAACAGAAACCTTTGTATCCGGAACAGGCCGTTTAGGTGAGCAGGATGAGGTGATTAAAAGGGAGAATGCCTCCATGTTTCTGGAAGAGAACTATCAGAAAAACTATGAAGGATTTATTGCGAACACACCTGAAAGCGACATTATGTTATCTTTAATGAAACAAACCAATAGAGAAAGGAGTTTAAAGTTTGCTTCAATGCTTCAACAGGAATATGTTAACGCTGGCCGGATCAACAGAGGTGTACAGGAGAAAAGCCTTGCGGTACTGGCTCGTGCAGCTATGCCGGCAGTATTAACCGAAATTGGTTTTGTGAGTAATCCTGATGAAGAAGATTACATGAACTCTCCTGAGGGACAAAGTGAAATTGTGAACGGAATTATTAAAGCAATTAAAAATTATAAACGTATAGCTGAAACATCATTTTAA
- a CDS encoding competence/damage-inducible protein A has product MLAEIITIGDEILIGQIVDTNSAWMAKQLNLIGVSVKQITSVSDDEQHIIEALELAEKRADIILITGGLGPTKDDITKKTLAKYFNMGFRNDAGALEMVRQIFEKYNRPLLDINIQQADVPDGCEVIVNKNGTAPCMWFEQNDIIFVSMPGVPYEMMYLMDDEILPRIKSRFKLPFIVHKTILTANIGESFLAKEIEEIEDSLPAHIKLAYLPKLGQVRLRLSAKGDNETALNQEVELYAKQIISKVNKFVVTDEDIPLEKAILNLMKSKGLTLSTAESCTGGYIAHLITQHPGSSSVYWGGAVAYAYELKESILGVKESTLTTFGAVSEQTVTEMAEGAITHFKTDYAIAVSGIAGPDGGTEDKPVGTVWIAISSKHKTVAKVFNFSNKRIQNIERSAASALAMLLNLLKETV; this is encoded by the coding sequence ATGCTAGCCGAAATTATTACCATTGGTGATGAGATTCTCATTGGCCAAATCGTTGATACCAATTCTGCCTGGATGGCTAAACAGTTAAATTTAATTGGTGTTTCCGTTAAGCAGATTACTTCAGTTTCTGATGATGAGCAACATATTATTGAAGCGCTCGAACTTGCCGAAAAACGTGCAGATATTATTTTAATTACCGGCGGCTTAGGCCCAACCAAAGATGATATCACCAAAAAAACGTTAGCTAAGTATTTTAATATGGGCTTTCGTAATGATGCCGGTGCACTGGAAATGGTTCGTCAGATTTTTGAAAAATACAATCGCCCTTTATTGGATATCAATATTCAGCAAGCTGATGTTCCCGATGGTTGTGAGGTTATTGTAAACAAAAATGGTACTGCTCCGTGCATGTGGTTTGAACAAAACGACATCATTTTTGTATCGATGCCGGGCGTGCCTTACGAGATGATGTACCTGATGGATGACGAAATTCTACCCAGAATTAAAAGTAGGTTTAAGCTACCGTTTATTGTTCATAAAACTATTCTTACTGCCAATATAGGCGAATCATTTCTGGCCAAAGAGATTGAAGAAATCGAAGACAGTTTACCGGCGCATATCAAATTGGCTTATCTGCCAAAATTAGGACAAGTACGTTTGCGCTTGTCGGCCAAAGGCGATAACGAAACCGCATTAAACCAGGAGGTTGAGCTTTACGCCAAACAGATCATTTCCAAAGTAAATAAGTTTGTGGTAACGGATGAAGATATTCCATTGGAAAAAGCGATTCTAAACCTGATGAAAAGTAAAGGTTTGACCTTATCCACAGCAGAAAGCTGTACCGGTGGTTATATTGCACACTTAATTACACAGCATCCGGGTTCTTCTTCAGTTTATTGGGGCGGGGCAGTAGCTTATGCTTACGAACTTAAAGAATCTATCCTCGGTGTTAAAGAAAGTACATTAACTACTTTTGGTGCTGTAAGCGAACAAACCGTAACAGAAATGGCCGAAGGCGCAATTACACATTTTAAAACTGATTATGCTATTGCGGTTAGTGGCATTGCGGGTCCGGATGGTGGAACAGAAGACAAACCAGTTGGTACCGTATGGATTGCGATTTCTTCAAAACACAAAACTGTAGCTAAGGTGTTTAATTTCAGCAACAAACGCATTCAAAACATAGAACGTTCTGCGGCATCGGCTTTAGCCATGCTATTAAATCTCCTTAAAGAAACAGTTTAG
- a CDS encoding diapophytoene dehydrogenase: MAQYELLLPKMGESVAEATVIKWVKQPGDSIDLDDTILEIATDKVDSEVPSPVAGKLVKQLFAADEVAQVGDVIAIIETEGGDSPTAETPVAEKPITEEKTETIPGIAQLPSENTTVATDFSSSERFYSPLVKSIAAQENISLAELDAIKGSGADGRLNKDDLLDYIARKNGGDPILTQTVTITAPVPPVSQITENKATSSAPVVNKTSTTSVSGGDEIIEMDRMRKLIADHMVMSKTTSPHVTSFVEADVTNMVLWRNKVKNSFEKRENEKITFTPIFVEAVAKAIKDFPMINVSVNGTQIIKKRDINIGMAAALPSGNLIVPVIRNADQLNLVGLTKAVNDLATRARNSKLKPDETQGGTFTLTNVGSFGNVMGTPIINQPQVAILAVGAIKKKPAVLETEHGDVIAIRHMMFLSLSYDHRVVDGSLGGMFVRRVADYLEGWDLNREI, translated from the coding sequence ATGGCTCAATACGAACTATTGTTACCAAAAATGGGTGAAAGTGTTGCGGAAGCAACGGTGATTAAATGGGTAAAACAACCAGGCGATTCTATTGATTTAGATGATACCATTCTGGAAATCGCTACTGATAAGGTAGATTCTGAAGTTCCTTCTCCGGTGGCCGGTAAATTGGTAAAACAGTTATTTGCGGCAGATGAAGTTGCCCAGGTGGGCGATGTAATTGCCATTATTGAAACTGAAGGTGGAGACAGCCCAACAGCCGAAACTCCCGTTGCAGAAAAACCAATAACTGAGGAAAAAACCGAAACTATTCCTGGAATTGCACAACTACCATCAGAAAATACTACCGTAGCAACTGATTTTAGCTCCTCCGAGCGCTTTTATTCTCCTCTGGTTAAAAGTATTGCTGCCCAGGAAAACATTTCCCTGGCTGAACTGGATGCAATTAAAGGCTCTGGTGCGGATGGACGTTTAAATAAAGATGATTTATTAGATTATATTGCCAGGAAAAATGGTGGCGATCCAATATTAACTCAAACCGTTACGATCACAGCACCTGTTCCGCCAGTAAGCCAAATCACTGAAAATAAAGCGACATCATCAGCGCCAGTTGTAAATAAAACATCAACAACCAGTGTTAGTGGCGGCGACGAAATTATTGAGATGGACAGAATGCGTAAACTGATTGCCGATCATATGGTAATGAGTAAAACCACTTCGCCACATGTAACTTCGTTTGTTGAAGCTGATGTAACCAACATGGTTTTATGGCGCAACAAAGTAAAAAACAGTTTTGAGAAACGTGAAAATGAAAAAATAACGTTTACCCCAATATTTGTAGAGGCAGTTGCCAAAGCGATAAAAGATTTCCCGATGATCAATGTATCAGTTAATGGTACGCAGATTATCAAAAAACGCGATATCAATATTGGTATGGCTGCCGCTTTACCAAGTGGAAACCTCATCGTTCCTGTAATTAGAAACGCCGATCAGTTAAATTTAGTTGGCTTAACAAAAGCAGTTAATGATTTAGCGACAAGGGCGAGAAACTCTAAATTAAAGCCTGACGAAACACAAGGCGGAACCTTTACGCTAACCAATGTAGGCAGTTTCGGCAATGTAATGGGTACGCCAATTATTAACCAACCTCAGGTTGCTATTTTGGCTGTTGGTGCCATTAAAAAGAAACCTGCCGTGCTGGAAACCGAACATGGTGATGTGATTGCGATCAGACACATGATGTT